Proteins found in one bacterium genomic segment:
- a CDS encoding 2-C-methyl-D-erythritol 2,4-cyclodiphosphate synthase — translation MDYRIGQGYDIHKLAFGNKLVLGGVEIPFEKGSVAHSDGDALCHAIIDALFGAAALGDIGGHFPDSDKSLVGISSIVLLAETADQVKKHLWRINNIDATIILERPKLAEFIPAMREKIASVLRVQVEHINIKAKTSESLGDVGKSMAIEAQAVALLVR, via the coding sequence ATGGATTATCGAATTGGACAAGGATACGATATTCACAAACTCGCTTTTGGGAATAAGCTTGTGCTTGGTGGAGTGGAGATACCTTTTGAAAAGGGCAGCGTCGCCCATTCTGACGGCGATGCGCTTTGCCACGCTATTATCGATGCGCTCTTCGGTGCTGCTGCGTTAGGAGATATCGGTGGTCATTTCCCGGATTCCGACAAATCCCTTGTGGGAATATCCAGCATCGTTCTCCTCGCAGAAACCGCCGATCAAGTAAAAAAACACCTTTGGCGTATCAATAATATCGATGCTACTATAATTCTCGAGCGCCCGAAACTTGCAGAGTTCATCCCTGCTATGCGCGAGAAAATTGCGAGTGTTTTGCGCGTGCAGGTCGAGCACATTAATATCAAAGCCAAAACCTCGGAGAGCTTAGGCGATGTTGGCAAAAGTATGGCCATCGAGGCTCAGGCCGTGGCACTTTTAGTAAGATAG
- a CDS encoding nuclear transport factor 2 family protein, translating to MKKSIAMLGLIIVFVAFASNADKPKTNIELESLGEKLVVNLWEVLAKGDVETAEKMMAEGFQSVHKDGTRNIKEELSLIKGLDLSEYQLGDFLVTNNGPTILVTYNVTVSEIINTKRVPKNESMRMTVFVKTDNGWKWFAHANVNPLK from the coding sequence ATGAAAAAGAGCATAGCAATGCTTGGATTGATAATCGTTTTTGTGGCTTTTGCCAGCAATGCCGACAAACCAAAGACTAATATCGAACTCGAATCACTTGGAGAGAAGCTTGTAGTAAATCTTTGGGAGGTTTTGGCAAAAGGCGACGTCGAAACTGCCGAAAAGATGATGGCTGAAGGTTTTCAGTCAGTTCATAAGGATGGCACGCGCAATATAAAGGAAGAGCTTTCCCTCATTAAAGGCCTCGATTTATCCGAATATCAGCTGGGCGATTTCTTGGTTACAAATAACGGTCCTACAATACTTGTTACATACAATGTAACAGTATCCGAGATTATAAACACCAAGCGCGTTCCCAAGAATGAGTCGATGCGTATGACCGTTTTCGTGAAAACCGATAATGGTTGGAAGTGGTTCGCCCACGCCAATGTTAATCCACTGAAATAG
- a CDS encoding FAD-dependent thymidylate synthase, with translation MRMAQKKKSELIDEKIKVLDKGFIRLVDYLGDDDRIVQAARVSYGKGTTTLRRDTQLIRYLYENQHTSPFEQVTFTFHIKLPIFVARQWIRHRTARLNEVSGRYSVLPEDYYIPDTSRICEQDNINRQGSGEQLPPEIQTQTVKTIDEACKRAFNTYTKLLEDGVSREIARIVLPLNTYTEWYWQMDLHNLFHFLKLRLDIHAQWEIRQYAKIIASIVEQVVPISYKAFEDYSLK, from the coding sequence ATGAGAATGGCGCAGAAAAAAAAATCAGAACTTATAGATGAAAAAATCAAGGTGCTCGATAAGGGATTTATCCGTCTAGTGGATTATCTCGGTGATGACGATCGCATCGTTCAGGCGGCAAGGGTTTCCTATGGCAAGGGCACAACCACCCTCAGACGCGACACTCAGCTTATACGATACCTTTACGAAAACCAACACACTTCACCATTTGAACAAGTAACCTTCACTTTCCATATAAAATTGCCCATTTTTGTTGCACGTCAGTGGATACGCCATCGCACCGCACGCTTGAATGAGGTTTCCGGTAGATACAGCGTCCTCCCTGAGGATTACTACATTCCTGATACCTCACGCATTTGCGAACAAGACAATATCAACAGACAGGGCAGCGGAGAACAACTTCCACCAGAAATACAGACACAAACGGTAAAAACCATCGATGAAGCCTGCAAAAGGGCATTCAACACATACACTAAGCTACTAGAGGACGGCGTCTCGCGCGAGATTGCGCGTATTGTCCTTCCACTGAATACATACACAGAATGGTATTGGCAAATGGACCTACATAACCTCTTCCATTTCCTCAAGCTCCGCTTAGATATTCATGCGCAGTGGGAGATTCGCCAATATGCCAAAATCATAGCCAGTATTGTTGAACAGGTTGTGCCTATCTCGTATAAAGCCTTCGAAGACTATTCTTTAAAATAA
- a CDS encoding sodium:solute symporter, with protein sequence MAFKITVVLAYIAMIVAIGIIGLKKTRSFTDFFLGGRDVGPWLTAFTYGTAYFSAVLFIGFAGKIGWAFGLSAIWVAIGNTLIGTLGVWLILGKRIKQETVSRGVHTMPEYLDSRYNSKFLKYYSAVAIFVFLIPYTAAVFMGLSYLFEANFGLPYWAVLVFMGLFTAVYLVLGGYKSMTMVDFIFGMIMIIGVGVLLASCIIKGNGISGIVSQLRAIDPRLVESVGPPGIWPLFSIIFLTSVAPFAMPQLIQKFYAIRDDRSVKIGTIVSTVFALIVTGTAYFTGSLTRIFLSPAQNPSAFTANGSPNFDSLMPELLTYAIPNSLSVIILLLMLSASMSTLAALVLISSSTIVKDLYGGLAHERTTDRRSIFRFLSAGKRASDKRLIILMRIMTGVFVLLSVILAFLRPSVIVTILSISWGAVASVFLGPFIWGLLTKRAGKAGAIISSICGLGTCLTLFFVWGGPRASEAGAIGMMVSLGLGLLLVPFAKKEKA encoded by the coding sequence ATGGCCTTTAAAATTACCGTAGTCCTCGCTTATATTGCCATGATAGTGGCTATTGGCATAATAGGATTGAAAAAGACGCGCTCGTTCACCGACTTTTTTCTCGGAGGAAGGGATGTTGGGCCGTGGCTGACAGCATTTACTTACGGGACGGCATATTTTTCAGCAGTTTTGTTTATTGGCTTTGCCGGTAAGATAGGGTGGGCATTTGGTCTATCAGCTATTTGGGTTGCTATCGGCAACACCCTTATTGGCACTTTGGGTGTGTGGTTAATTCTTGGCAAACGAATTAAGCAAGAGACAGTTTCTCGTGGTGTTCATACGATGCCGGAATATCTTGATTCACGCTATAATAGTAAGTTCCTTAAATATTATTCGGCTGTCGCTATTTTTGTTTTTCTCATTCCATATACAGCTGCTGTTTTTATGGGATTAAGCTATCTTTTTGAAGCTAATTTCGGGCTACCATACTGGGCAGTATTGGTATTTATGGGTTTGTTCACTGCGGTGTATCTTGTTTTGGGAGGCTATAAATCCATGACGATGGTGGACTTCATATTTGGAATGATTATGATCATAGGTGTCGGTGTCTTGTTAGCTAGTTGCATTATAAAGGGCAACGGTATTAGTGGAATTGTATCGCAACTCAGGGCAATCGATCCACGTCTCGTCGAGTCTGTGGGTCCCCCGGGGATCTGGCCATTATTCTCGATTATTTTTCTTACCAGTGTTGCCCCATTCGCGATGCCTCAACTCATTCAAAAATTCTACGCCATTCGTGATGACCGCTCTGTGAAGATAGGAACCATTGTCTCGACCGTTTTCGCTCTTATTGTAACTGGCACTGCATATTTCACTGGCTCGCTTACTCGTATTTTTCTCAGTCCAGCGCAGAATCCATCGGCGTTTACAGCGAATGGCAGCCCAAATTTCGACTCACTTATGCCGGAGTTATTGACCTATGCGATACCGAATTCGTTATCGGTAATTATCCTCCTTCTTATGCTTTCGGCTTCGATGTCAACGCTTGCAGCATTAGTGCTTATTTCGAGTTCGACTATAGTAAAGGATCTTTATGGTGGACTGGCTCACGAGCGCACTACTGACCGGCGCTCGATATTTCGTTTTCTAAGTGCAGGGAAACGAGCATCTGATAAACGTCTAATAATTCTAATGCGTATTATGACCGGTGTTTTCGTTTTATTATCAGTAATACTCGCGTTTTTAAGGCCTTCGGTTATTGTTACTATTCTTTCGATTTCTTGGGGGGCTGTCGCTTCAGTTTTCCTTGGGCCGTTCATATGGGGTTTACTTACCAAACGTGCAGGAAAAGCTGGCGCGATTATATCCAGCATTTGCGGTTTAGGAACCTGCTTAACCCTGTTCTTTGTATGGGGTGGGCCGAGGGCATCTGAAGCCGGTGCGATAGGAATGATGGTATCTCTCGGTCTCGGGCTTCTTTTAGTGCCATTTGCAAAAAAGGAAAAGGCATAG